In one window of Gossypium arboreum isolate Shixiya-1 chromosome 4, ASM2569848v2, whole genome shotgun sequence DNA:
- the LOC108457918 gene encoding uncharacterized protein LOC108457918 produces MKASLKFREEKRPVLRAKIPLSIFGLPFQSGLLAGETKELTLNLSTFFESGPSIKVAYRPNDTWNPFSLIVKIGTGPFGSPISSSMLMSAEFNLLGHGNPSFMLHFKPQFGDFSIKKSQSSLFDKAVKPRNGVVLEDASSIEVMDMPAVNGDSIRFFAEKRKLADLSSRDIAGILSGIEVAARTTVPVKGKALVNFRWGMRIPSEMKSGVGGIVDPKTGVSLTKIPFLVMDKIGIEHVDGADSKQAISTASKSGLGEAPNSDVVEACYILKRQLEALQSENGLLKRAVEDLRREISGGKFGDLNSGKYREMEWDGFSKSKKERRNNENKSMEGDLNEELKNALKGAAGA; encoded by the coding sequence atgaAAGCTTCACTGAAATTTCGCGAAGAGAAAAGGCCAGTGTTAAGAGCGAAAATACCTTTAAGCATATTCGGCTTGCCGTTTCAATCAGGACTCCTCGCCGGCGAAACTAAGGAGCTTACTTTAAATCTTTCTACCTTCTTCGAATCTGGACCGTCCATCAAGGTCGCCTACCGACCTAATGACACGTGGAACCCTTTCTCTCTCATCGTCAAGATTGGAACTGGACCCTTCGGTTCTCCCATCTCCAGTTCTATGCTTATGAGTGCTGAGTTCAACCTCCTTggccatggaaaccctagctttATGCTCCACTTTAAGCCTCAGTTTGGGGATTTCTCCATCAAGAAGTCACAGTCTTCGCTTTTCGATAAAGCCGTGAAGCCAAGAAATGGCGTCGTTTTGGAGGATGCCTCGTCAATTGAAGTGATGGATATGCCTGCTGTTAACGGCGATTCCATCAGGTTCTTTGCCGAGAAAAGAAAACTAGCGGATTTGAGTTCGAGGGATATCGCGGGGATTCTGTCTGGAATAGAGGTAGCAGCGAGGACCACAGTGCCAGTGAAGGGAAAGGCGTTGGTCAATTTCCGGTGGGGAATGAGGATCCCGTCAGAGATGAAGAGCGGTGTAGGCGGAATCGTTGATCCGAAGACTGGAGTTTCTTTGACGAAGATTCCATTTCTGGTGATGGATAAGATTGGTATCGAACATGTGGACGGCGCCGATTCAAAGCAGGCTATATCCACCGCCAGCAAATCGGGTCTAGGGGAGGCTCCGAATTCTGACGTTGTTGAAGCATGTTATATATTGAAGCGACAGTTGGAAGCTTTGCAGTCTGAGAATGGGTTATTGAAGAGAGCCGTAGAGGATCTCAGGCGAGAAATCTCCGGCGGAAAATTCGGAGATTTAAACTCTGGCAAGTATAGAGAAATGGAATGGGATGGGTTTAGTAAATCGAAAAAGGAGAGAAGAAACAATGAGAATAAATCAATGGAAGGAGATTTGAACGAAGAGTTGAAGAATGCATTGAAGGGAGCTGCCGGAGCTTGA